The Lacipirellula parvula genome window below encodes:
- a CDS encoding MFS transporter: protein MTQEPRVAWFRQLTPYHWFVFLVASACWCFDCLDQRLFTLARVPAVTALMPDGTDASIVQARGKDVTAIFLVGWGIGGLIFGALGDKYGRARMLTVTVLLYSGFTGFTYFSQTFAGFAFFRFMTGLGVGGVFGLAVALIAETVPNSARPGALGMLQVLSTIGNLSASAFKILFDTLERNEVIRAGESWRWMFLVGALPAVLIIFTAKFLREPEPWLKAKAEGRLGGHGILTPYFSLLGDKQWRRNLLVGTVLASTGVVGLWAIGEYAPDVQRYIFTKHFEEQGLSPAEVKESVNNAITLAYVLNMIGAACGMWAFTRLAMWLGRRPAFAIGFTAALIVTVYAYWKMETPTDAYWMMPLMGATHLATFAGFAIYLPELFPSRMRSTGTSFCYNIGRFAAAGGSLFSAALATQFYGDYGTPTKERYAAMTMCAIFVLGIAILPFAPETKDKPLPE, encoded by the coding sequence ATGACGCAAGAACCGCGTGTCGCCTGGTTTCGCCAACTGACGCCTTACCACTGGTTCGTCTTTCTCGTGGCGTCGGCCTGTTGGTGCTTCGATTGCCTTGACCAGCGGTTGTTTACGCTGGCCCGCGTTCCAGCGGTCACCGCCCTGATGCCCGATGGAACCGACGCCAGCATCGTGCAGGCGAGAGGCAAAGACGTCACCGCCATCTTTCTCGTCGGCTGGGGCATCGGCGGCCTCATCTTCGGCGCCCTTGGCGACAAATACGGCCGCGCGAGGATGCTTACTGTCACGGTGTTGCTCTACTCCGGTTTCACCGGCTTCACTTATTTTAGTCAAACGTTCGCCGGCTTCGCCTTCTTCCGCTTCATGACCGGCCTCGGCGTGGGCGGCGTCTTTGGTTTGGCCGTGGCTCTCATCGCGGAGACCGTTCCCAATAGCGCCCGCCCAGGCGCGCTTGGCATGCTGCAGGTGCTTTCGACGATCGGCAATCTCTCGGCCAGTGCTTTCAAAATATTGTTTGATACTCTCGAACGGAACGAAGTGATTCGAGCTGGCGAGTCGTGGCGCTGGATGTTTTTGGTTGGCGCCTTACCCGCCGTGCTCATTATCTTCACGGCTAAGTTCCTCCGCGAGCCTGAACCTTGGCTCAAAGCGAAAGCCGAAGGTCGGCTCGGCGGCCACGGCATTCTAACGCCATACTTCTCGCTGCTTGGTGACAAGCAATGGCGGCGGAACCTCCTGGTCGGTACCGTGCTAGCCTCCACCGGCGTTGTTGGCTTGTGGGCGATCGGCGAGTACGCCCCCGACGTTCAGAGATACATCTTCACTAAGCACTTTGAGGAGCAGGGGCTCTCCCCCGCTGAAGTCAAAGAGAGCGTCAACAACGCAATCACCTTGGCCTACGTCCTCAACATGATCGGCGCCGCCTGCGGCATGTGGGCCTTCACGCGGCTCGCCATGTGGCTCGGCCGTCGGCCTGCATTCGCCATCGGCTTCACGGCGGCTTTGATCGTCACGGTCTACGCCTATTGGAAAATGGAAACGCCGACCGACGCGTACTGGATGATGCCGTTGATGGGCGCCACTCACCTCGCTACCTTCGCAGGCTTCGCCATTTATCTCCCTGAACTCTTTCCCAGCCGCATGCGGAGCACGGGAACCTCGTTTTGCTACAATATCGGGCGGTTCGCCGCAGCCGGCGGTAGCTTGTTCTCGGCCGCGCTGGCCACACAATTTTACGGCGACTACGGCACGCCGACAAAGGAACGCTATGCCGCGATGACGATGTGTGCGATCTTCGTGCTCGGCATCGCCATCCTGCCGTTCGCACCGGAAACCAAAGACAAGCCTCTCCCGGAGTAA
- a CDS encoding NAD(P)/FAD-dependent oxidoreductase codes for MPAPAATPRPRVVVVGGGFAGLNTVKSLKRAAVDVVLIDRRNFHLFQPLLYQVATGGLSPANIAAPLRWIFSRQKNCEVMLAEVVGFDLDQKRVHTTQGDVPYDYLIVAAGSRHSYFGRDDWAQFAPGLKTIEDATDIRRRVYSAFEQAETEQDPAVRRALLNFAIVGGGPTGVELAGALAEIARHSLKHDFRQIDPSEASITLVEAGDRVLGSFSEDLSEKAHATLQRLGVHIRTKTMATAIDDKGIEMKSSTGVEHWPTRTVLWAAGVKASPLSKSLASSSNADLDRAGRLIVEKDFSLAGRPEVFVLGDMSSYSHQGGKPLPGVAQPAIQQGRFVARLINAKLRGKTLPEFRYHDLGNLATIGRSAAVADIKGVHFSGFIAWWLWLVVHLMHIANFRNRLLVLTQWSWNYFTHDRSARLITGDVPSDDDLAALQNLAVPPKAARNPAPAQAASVATAPSTSTTK; via the coding sequence ATGCCTGCCCCAGCCGCCACGCCACGTCCCCGCGTCGTCGTCGTCGGGGGAGGGTTTGCCGGCTTGAATACGGTGAAGTCGCTGAAGCGCGCCGCGGTCGACGTCGTGCTGATCGACCGCCGCAACTTCCACTTGTTTCAGCCGTTGCTCTATCAGGTGGCGACGGGCGGCTTGTCGCCGGCGAACATCGCCGCGCCGTTGCGGTGGATCTTCAGCCGGCAGAAGAATTGCGAAGTAATGCTCGCCGAAGTTGTCGGCTTCGATCTCGATCAGAAGCGCGTCCACACCACGCAGGGAGACGTACCCTACGATTACCTGATCGTGGCGGCTGGATCGCGGCACAGTTACTTCGGTCGCGACGATTGGGCGCAGTTCGCCCCCGGTTTGAAAACAATCGAGGACGCCACGGATATTCGCCGCCGCGTCTATTCGGCGTTCGAGCAAGCGGAAACGGAGCAAGACCCCGCCGTCCGGAGAGCGCTCTTGAACTTCGCGATCGTCGGCGGCGGCCCGACCGGCGTTGAGCTCGCAGGAGCGCTGGCCGAAATCGCACGACACAGCCTCAAGCACGACTTCCGCCAGATCGATCCGTCGGAAGCCAGCATCACGCTCGTCGAGGCCGGCGACCGCGTGCTCGGCTCGTTTTCCGAAGACCTGTCGGAGAAAGCGCACGCCACGCTGCAAAGGCTCGGCGTGCACATTCGTACGAAGACCATGGCGACGGCCATCGATGACAAAGGCATTGAGATGAAGTCGTCGACGGGCGTCGAGCATTGGCCGACTCGCACCGTGCTATGGGCGGCCGGCGTGAAGGCGTCGCCGCTCAGCAAGTCGCTCGCCTCGTCGTCGAACGCCGATCTCGATCGGGCAGGGCGGTTGATCGTCGAGAAAGATTTTTCGCTCGCCGGCCGGCCTGAAGTCTTCGTCCTCGGCGATATGTCGAGCTATTCGCACCAAGGAGGCAAGCCGTTGCCGGGGGTCGCGCAGCCGGCGATCCAGCAGGGACGCTTCGTTGCTCGGCTAATTAATGCGAAGCTACGCGGCAAAACGCTGCCAGAGTTCCGTTACCACGACCTCGGCAACCTCGCCACGATTGGCCGCAGCGCTGCGGTGGCCGACATCAAGGGCGTCCACTTCTCCGGCTTCATCGCTTGGTGGTTGTGGCTGGTGGTCCACTTGATGCACATCGCCAACTTCCGCAACCGCCTGCTGGTGCTCACGCAATGGTCGTGGAACTACTTCACGCACGACCGCTCGGCGCGGTTGATCACCGGCGACGTGCCGTCGGACGACGATCTGGCGGCGCTGCAGAACCTGGCCGTTCCGCCGAAGGCAGCACGGAACCCGGCGCCAGCCCAGGCAGCCAGCGTCGCAACGGCGCCGTCGACTTCTACCACGAAGTAG
- a CDS encoding OmpA/MotB family protein, which yields MAAGGGAWKVAYADFVTAMMAFFMVMWLTSQKPGIKEAVAGYFREPFATYKSHQKGAAGTAKPIIDPMYGHTAQPQKRRLAISGDVTDYQFTLLFPEGLAELEPEQLKAIQEFAPMMAGKLNRIEIRSHCIRSPLPSDSPFRDHWDMCFARCQRVREELQILGIEPERIRLSQAEGNEPLAVNLSPEELKLNSRVDVILLPDLAEIPWERRQAEQEAVEESTEPAAAEQHSEIESHDAHDVAPPQSVGHDAHAVPDEHAVEHHESTTEASHGEQHYADAKAAVEPAHDLHASDAHGDEHQDQHDAHADHALEADHGAAAATPAPATPHLPGHEAPPH from the coding sequence ATGGCAGCTGGCGGCGGTGCATGGAAAGTGGCCTACGCGGACTTCGTGACCGCGATGATGGCGTTTTTCATGGTGATGTGGCTCACCAGTCAGAAGCCCGGCATCAAGGAAGCCGTCGCCGGCTATTTCCGCGAGCCGTTCGCCACCTACAAGAGCCATCAAAAAGGCGCCGCCGGGACGGCCAAGCCGATCATCGATCCGATGTACGGCCACACGGCCCAACCGCAAAAGCGACGACTGGCGATCTCCGGCGACGTCACCGACTACCAGTTCACGCTCCTGTTTCCGGAAGGCTTAGCCGAGCTCGAGCCGGAGCAACTGAAGGCGATCCAAGAGTTTGCGCCGATGATGGCCGGCAAGCTCAATCGGATTGAAATCCGCTCGCACTGCATTCGCAGTCCGTTGCCGTCGGATAGTCCATTCAGGGATCACTGGGACATGTGCTTCGCGCGCTGCCAGCGTGTTCGCGAAGAGTTACAGATCCTGGGCATCGAGCCGGAGCGGATTCGACTGAGCCAGGCCGAGGGGAATGAACCGTTGGCGGTTAATCTCTCGCCCGAGGAATTGAAACTCAATTCTCGCGTCGACGTGATCTTGTTGCCGGACCTGGCTGAGATTCCCTGGGAGCGGCGCCAAGCGGAGCAAGAAGCGGTGGAGGAATCGACCGAGCCCGCTGCTGCTGAGCAGCACTCAGAAATCGAGTCGCATGATGCCCACGATGTGGCTCCGCCGCAGTCGGTGGGGCACGATGCGCATGCCGTTCCAGACGAGCATGCGGTCGAGCACCACGAATCGACGACTGAGGCTAGTCATGGCGAACAGCACTACGCGGACGCAAAGGCGGCAGTCGAGCCAGCTCACGATCTCCACGCGAGTGACGCGCACGGCGACGAGCATCAAGACCAGCACGATGCCCACGCCGATCACGCGTTAGAAGCAGATCACGGAGCGGCAGCTGCTACTCCTGCTCCTGCGACCCCGCACTTGCCCGGGCACGAAGCTCCGCCGCACTAA
- the motA gene encoding flagellar motor stator protein MotA: MIVIVGCIVVVGAVLAGFTWAGGHIGALIHPSEIVTIGGASLGALIVMSPKKVLVDLMKGIMQAIKGSPFSKAMYGDLFRLMYDLLRTARREGLLGLEVHVAHPHESSIFTKYPRVANNHHVCDFICSGLTPLVEGTARKEQLPALFAADLKVIEEEHHLPTHALSKTADGLPGFGIVAAVLGIVITMGHIDGPPAEIGHKVGAALVGTFLGILMSYGFVAPLAARMELLGLAEIAFFRTIATIITGFANDLPPKVAIDQARRGVASENRPSREELETMFQEVDAT, from the coding sequence ATGATCGTCATTGTGGGATGCATCGTGGTGGTGGGCGCCGTGCTCGCCGGCTTCACTTGGGCCGGCGGTCATATTGGCGCGCTCATCCATCCGTCTGAAATCGTCACGATCGGCGGCGCCTCGCTCGGCGCGCTCATCGTCATGTCGCCGAAGAAGGTCCTCGTCGACTTGATGAAGGGGATCATGCAAGCCATCAAAGGCTCGCCCTTCAGTAAAGCGATGTATGGCGACTTGTTTCGCTTGATGTACGACCTGCTCCGCACGGCTCGCCGCGAGGGGTTGCTGGGGCTGGAAGTCCATGTGGCTCATCCGCATGAGAGCTCGATTTTTACCAAGTACCCGCGCGTGGCGAACAATCATCACGTTTGCGATTTTATTTGCAGCGGTTTAACGCCGCTCGTCGAAGGAACGGCGCGCAAGGAACAATTACCCGCGCTGTTCGCCGCTGACTTGAAGGTGATCGAAGAAGAGCATCACTTGCCGACGCACGCGTTGTCGAAGACCGCCGACGGTTTGCCGGGCTTCGGCATCGTCGCGGCGGTGCTCGGCATCGTCATCACGATGGGACACATCGACGGGCCGCCGGCGGAAATCGGCCACAAGGTCGGCGCCGCGCTCGTCGGAACGTTCCTCGGGATTTTGATGTCGTACGGCTTCGTCGCTCCGCTGGCAGCTCGTATGGAATTGCTTGGCTTAGCCGAAATCGCGTTCTTCCGCACGATTGCGACGATCATCACTGGCTTCGCAAATGACTTGCCGCCGAAGGTGGCGATCGACCAAGCCCGCCGCGGCGTCGCGTCGGAGAATCGTCCAAGCCGCGAAGAACTGGAAACGATGTTCCAGGAAGTCGACGCGACGTAA
- a CDS encoding PSD1 and planctomycete cytochrome C domain-containing protein has translation MGADGTRTRGHRAPGGGKLLAISNWAAALAFACCGSAAIAAEAPSYNRDVRPILSDRCFACHGPDSGNRAAELRLDTEEGAHEWAIMAGDAESSEVINRVATDDPDLQMPPLEAKKPRLTEREIDILRRWIDAGAKYEPHWAYVPPVRRELPAVKQADWPRNEIDAFVLARLEAEGIAPSPVADRATLARRVYFDLTGLPPTPAQVDEFVNDALPDAYEQLVDRLLASEAYGERMASWWFDLVRYANTVGYHGDQEHRITPYRDYVIKSFNDNLPFDQFTVEQLAGDLLPNPTMWQQVASGYNRLLQTTHEGGAQDAEYRAKHLADRVRNVSETWLGASVGCAECHDHKFDPYTSEDFYSLGAIFADVDQYGSFEKVSKNTTPTERPPEMLAWTLPTYRKIAELDAKIAELEKGLVGTLNAKWPQQQKRLVKLRTERAKLEGEFEPTMITAATTPREVRILPRGNWMDQSGKVVAPRVPAFMGEIETDRRVSRLDLARWLVSRENPLTARVEINRLWQRLFGVGLSKTVLDLGSQGEWPANQELLDWLAVEFMESGWDVKHMMRLMVTSAAYQQSSLPREELEAIDPENRLLARQSRFRLDAEEIRDNALAVSGLLVMQTGGGVSRPYQPAGYYAPLNFPEREYQPTLDSAQFRRSVYVHWQRQFLHPWLLAFDAPTREECTAQRPISNTPSAALVLLNDPSFVEAARALATRALTSNAASDAGRLEWAWRTAVGRAPHVEELELLQQLLTKHRNHFAANPDEAAALLRVGMTKADPKLAPAELAAWTSVSRALLNLNETISRN, from the coding sequence TTGGGAGCAGACGGCACACGGACCCGAGGACACCGCGCCCCAGGAGGCGGCAAGCTGCTCGCGATCAGCAACTGGGCGGCTGCGCTGGCGTTCGCGTGCTGCGGCTCTGCGGCCATCGCGGCTGAAGCCCCCAGCTACAACCGCGACGTGCGGCCGATCCTTTCCGACCGCTGCTTCGCCTGCCACGGCCCCGATTCAGGTAACCGTGCGGCCGAGCTGCGGCTCGACACCGAAGAGGGCGCCCACGAATGGGCGATCATGGCCGGCGACGCCGAATCGAGCGAGGTGATCAACCGCGTCGCGACCGACGATCCCGACCTGCAAATGCCGCCGCTCGAAGCCAAGAAGCCCAGGCTGACCGAGCGCGAGATCGACATTCTCCGCCGCTGGATCGACGCCGGCGCCAAGTACGAACCCCACTGGGCCTACGTTCCGCCGGTTCGCCGCGAACTTCCCGCCGTGAAGCAGGCCGACTGGCCTCGCAACGAGATCGACGCGTTTGTTCTGGCTCGGCTCGAAGCTGAGGGGATCGCCCCCTCGCCAGTTGCCGACCGCGCGACGCTAGCTCGCCGCGTCTACTTCGATCTCACTGGCCTGCCACCAACGCCGGCTCAGGTCGATGAGTTCGTCAACGACGCCCTTCCCGATGCATACGAGCAGCTCGTCGACCGTTTGCTCGCCTCCGAAGCCTACGGCGAACGGATGGCGTCGTGGTGGTTCGACCTGGTGCGATACGCCAACACCGTGGGCTACCACGGCGACCAGGAGCATCGCATCACGCCGTATCGCGACTATGTGATTAAGTCGTTCAACGACAACTTGCCGTTCGACCAGTTCACCGTCGAACAGCTTGCCGGTGACTTACTCCCCAATCCCACGATGTGGCAGCAGGTTGCGAGCGGCTACAACCGGCTCCTGCAAACGACGCACGAGGGGGGCGCCCAAGACGCCGAATACCGTGCGAAGCATCTTGCCGATCGCGTCCGCAACGTCTCGGAAACCTGGCTCGGCGCTTCTGTCGGTTGCGCGGAGTGCCACGACCACAAGTTCGATCCCTATACTTCGGAAGATTTCTACAGCCTCGGCGCGATCTTCGCGGACGTCGATCAGTACGGTTCGTTCGAAAAAGTCTCAAAGAATACGACGCCCACTGAACGCCCGCCCGAAATGCTGGCGTGGACGCTTCCGACCTATCGCAAGATCGCCGAACTCGATGCGAAGATCGCGGAACTTGAAAAGGGTCTTGTTGGGACGCTCAACGCCAAGTGGCCGCAACAGCAGAAGCGGCTGGTGAAGCTGCGGACCGAGCGGGCGAAACTCGAGGGCGAGTTCGAGCCCACCATGATCACCGCCGCGACGACGCCCCGCGAAGTTCGCATCCTGCCGCGCGGCAATTGGATGGATCAATCGGGGAAGGTCGTCGCGCCGCGCGTGCCGGCGTTCATGGGTGAAATCGAGACCGACCGACGGGTGAGCCGGCTCGACTTGGCTCGCTGGCTCGTGTCGCGCGAGAACCCGCTCACCGCCCGCGTCGAAATCAATCGCCTCTGGCAGCGGTTGTTCGGCGTCGGCCTGTCGAAGACGGTCCTCGATCTCGGCTCGCAAGGCGAATGGCCAGCCAACCAGGAACTGCTCGATTGGCTAGCCGTCGAGTTCATGGAAAGCGGCTGGGACGTCAAGCACATGATGCGGTTGATGGTCACCTCCGCCGCGTATCAACAGTCGTCGCTGCCACGAGAAGAGTTGGAGGCAATCGATCCAGAAAATCGCCTCCTCGCACGGCAGTCGCGGTTCAGACTCGACGCCGAGGAAATTCGCGACAACGCGCTCGCTGTGAGCGGGCTACTGGTGATGCAAACTGGCGGCGGCGTTTCGCGGCCCTACCAACCGGCAGGGTACTACGCGCCGCTCAACTTCCCCGAGCGGGAGTACCAGCCGACCCTCGACTCCGCGCAGTTCCGCCGTTCGGTCTACGTCCACTGGCAGCGGCAGTTTCTCCACCCGTGGTTGCTGGCGTTCGACGCCCCCACGCGCGAAGAGTGCACGGCTCAGCGTCCGATCTCGAACACCCCGAGCGCCGCGCTCGTACTCCTGAACGATCCCTCGTTCGTCGAAGCCGCCAGAGCGCTAGCCACCCGCGCGCTCACAAGCAACGCTGCAAGCGACGCCGGTCGACTGGAATGGGCCTGGCGAACCGCGGTCGGCCGCGCCCCTCATGTTGAAGAGTTGGAACTGCTGCAGCAACTGCTGACTAAGCATCGCAACCACTTCGCTGCCAACCCGGATGAGGCTGCGGCGCTCCTCCGCGTCGGCATGACCAAGGCCGATCCCAAGCTCGCCCCAGCGGAACTCGCCGCCTGGACCTCAGTAAGCCGGGCGCTGCTCAACCTTAACGAAACCATCTCGCGCAACTAG
- a CDS encoding DUF1501 domain-containing protein: MKPTTFETWERLVDRRTFVGQASLGLGTMALAGLLQRQSSAARVDAGQGGAAPLASSRGVVNPLHYAPRAKRVIFLCMAGGPSQFETFDDKPKLAELHGQPMPESFTKGQPIAQLQGSALLALRPQAKFQRYGQSGQQISDLLPHTARIADDICIIRSMQTEQINHDPAQTFLNAGTSVSGRPSMGAWINYGLGSESDDLPGFIVMKSLSDSRPPQPISSRQWHSGFLPSRFQGVPVYSQNDPVHFVSNPPGVDRQRQLDVIETINGLNKFRDLSEQNPEIATRIAQYELAFRMQASVPGLVDISDEPQHVLDMYGVKGADGSFAYNCLLARRMAERGVRFIQLYHRGWDHHNGIKKYIPEACFSSDQPSAALITDLKQRGMLEDTLVVWGGEFGRTPMAQGDVEAPMVGRDHHIRGFSMWLAGGGTRPGVTYGTTDELGYHAAENPVHIHDLHATMMRLLGIDHERLTYRYQGRDFRLTDVAGHVVNGIMA, encoded by the coding sequence ATGAAGCCTACGACCTTCGAAACCTGGGAACGCTTGGTCGATCGCCGCACCTTCGTCGGGCAGGCCTCGCTCGGCTTGGGGACGATGGCGCTGGCCGGTCTGCTGCAGCGACAGTCGTCGGCCGCTCGCGTGGATGCGGGGCAGGGTGGCGCCGCGCCGCTCGCAAGCTCGCGCGGCGTCGTCAATCCGCTCCACTACGCCCCGCGGGCGAAGCGTGTCATTTTCCTTTGCATGGCAGGCGGGCCGTCGCAATTTGAAACGTTTGACGATAAACCGAAGCTCGCCGAACTCCACGGCCAGCCGATGCCGGAGTCGTTTACGAAGGGCCAACCGATCGCGCAGTTACAGGGGAGCGCACTCCTGGCGCTGCGGCCGCAAGCGAAGTTCCAGCGTTACGGCCAATCAGGCCAGCAGATCAGCGACCTGCTGCCGCACACCGCGAGAATCGCCGACGACATCTGCATCATTCGCTCGATGCAGACCGAGCAAATCAATCACGATCCGGCGCAAACGTTCCTCAACGCCGGCACCAGCGTTTCGGGCCGCCCCAGCATGGGCGCCTGGATCAACTACGGCCTCGGCAGCGAGAGCGACGACCTGCCCGGCTTCATCGTGATGAAAAGCCTCTCCGACAGTCGGCCGCCGCAACCAATCTCTTCCCGGCAGTGGCATAGCGGGTTCCTGCCAAGCCGCTTCCAAGGCGTGCCGGTCTACTCGCAGAACGATCCAGTCCACTTCGTCAGCAATCCGCCCGGCGTCGATCGCCAGCGGCAGCTGGACGTGATCGAGACGATCAACGGCCTCAACAAGTTTCGCGACCTCTCGGAGCAGAACCCCGAAATCGCCACGCGGATCGCGCAGTACGAACTCGCGTTCCGCATGCAGGCGAGCGTCCCGGGGCTCGTTGACATCTCCGACGAGCCGCAGCATGTGCTCGATATGTACGGCGTGAAGGGCGCCGACGGCTCCTTTGCCTACAACTGCTTGCTAGCGCGGCGCATGGCCGAACGCGGCGTGCGCTTCATTCAGCTCTACCACCGCGGCTGGGATCATCACAACGGCATTAAGAAGTACATTCCCGAGGCCTGCTTCTCGAGCGATCAGCCGAGCGCAGCGCTCATCACCGATCTGAAGCAGCGGGGCATGCTCGAAGATACGCTCGTCGTCTGGGGCGGCGAATTTGGTCGTACGCCGATGGCGCAGGGCGACGTCGAGGCCCCCATGGTCGGTCGCGACCATCACATTCGCGGCTTCTCGATGTGGCTCGCCGGCGGCGGCACTCGTCCGGGCGTTACTTATGGGACGACTGACGAGCTTGGATACCACGCCGCCGAAAACCCGGTCCACATTCATGATCTCCACGCCACGATGATGCGGCTGCTGGGGATCGACCACGAGCGGCTGACATACCGCTATCAGGGCCGCGACTTCCGCCTCACCGACGTCGCTGGTCACGTCGTCAACGGCATCATGGCGTAG
- a CDS encoding STAS domain-containing protein, with product MSTLTYELYGDALLATFSGAITRHNAPGYQEELAAVLEPARSLVLDLTEVDDVSGTGFRMMLHLYHLVCIRGGEMALVGMNGELRDTVEATGFGEFFVVCKTLDEAIERVCRDSQGHASVR from the coding sequence ATGAGTACACTCACTTACGAACTTTACGGCGACGCCCTGCTCGCAACGTTCAGCGGAGCGATCACGCGGCACAACGCCCCCGGCTATCAGGAAGAACTGGCGGCTGTGCTCGAACCGGCGCGCAGCCTCGTGCTCGACTTAACGGAAGTCGACGATGTTTCCGGAACAGGATTCCGGATGATGCTACACCTCTACCACCTCGTCTGCATTCGCGGCGGCGAGATGGCGCTCGTCGGTATGAACGGCGAGCTTCGCGACACGGTCGAAGCGACCGGCTTCGGCGAGTTCTTCGTCGTGTGCAAGACGCTCGACGAAGCGATTGAGCGGGTCTGCCGCGACTCGCAGGGCCACGCAAGCGTGCGCTGA
- a CDS encoding TAXI family TRAP transporter solute-binding subunit, which yields MEKKRRWWTIGGGVLGVLLLSIAAYNYCRCYCGGPTRLSMSAGNVCPLRSEMASQIAASISGDVEVAVCEGTNSEGICQAVNDGKLDMGLVLGGLPANQFKNVRQVAALGVEPLHLVVRRDIARASEAPSLEMLRGRRVSLGEAGSNGCRLAIDLLRLAGLEAGSATTPADFEADYATEPQLHDQAAAWRSASVGERLKLEKQLPDAVFIVDSLPSDLVDELVRQCDYQLISLPFATALHLDSRRHHGTEAGGLRNDRVEKVVIPAFSYGIHPAMPAADCDTIGLRLLLVANEATPSDALRDALRSFNDAVARHAQIKLDVSNANPEFPVHPGAEAFLRARRPINVDEILGPTTDALSVFGATIAGSLAIWGFVRGLRAVPPDVHMRQVQRVERLLHGNELDEAAPTLPREFLDYLESRLAQVKQAAIEDYTAGKMHGDEALVGILTLVADTRHLLAMRRKQLVGASPAVELGLVRRTGAA from the coding sequence ATGGAAAAAAAGCGACGGTGGTGGACGATCGGCGGCGGCGTGCTGGGCGTGCTCCTATTGAGCATCGCCGCGTACAACTATTGCCGTTGCTACTGCGGCGGGCCCACACGGCTTTCGATGAGTGCCGGCAATGTTTGCCCGCTGCGCTCGGAAATGGCCAGTCAGATAGCCGCAAGCATCAGCGGCGACGTCGAAGTCGCCGTCTGCGAGGGAACGAATTCCGAGGGGATTTGCCAGGCGGTGAACGACGGCAAGCTCGATATGGGGCTCGTCCTCGGCGGACTGCCGGCGAACCAGTTTAAGAATGTGCGGCAAGTGGCGGCGCTCGGCGTCGAGCCCCTTCATCTTGTCGTGCGGCGCGACATCGCCCGCGCGTCGGAAGCGCCGTCATTAGAGATGCTTCGCGGCCGGCGCGTTTCGCTAGGAGAAGCTGGTTCTAATGGCTGTCGGCTCGCCATCGATCTGCTCCGGTTGGCGGGACTTGAAGCCGGTTCGGCGACGACGCCAGCCGATTTCGAGGCTGACTACGCCACCGAGCCTCAGCTGCACGATCAAGCCGCCGCCTGGCGCTCGGCGTCGGTCGGTGAGCGGTTGAAGCTCGAGAAGCAGCTTCCCGACGCGGTGTTCATCGTTGATTCGTTGCCGTCGGATCTTGTGGATGAATTGGTTCGGCAGTGCGACTATCAACTGATTTCGTTGCCATTCGCGACGGCGCTGCACCTCGATAGCCGTCGGCATCACGGAACAGAAGCGGGCGGACTGCGGAATGATCGCGTCGAGAAGGTCGTGATTCCAGCGTTTTCCTACGGGATTCATCCCGCCATGCCAGCCGCCGATTGCGACACGATTGGGCTGCGGTTGTTGCTCGTCGCCAACGAAGCGACGCCGAGCGATGCGTTGCGAGACGCCTTACGATCGTTTAACGACGCCGTCGCCCGCCACGCGCAGATCAAACTCGACGTTTCGAACGCGAATCCCGAGTTTCCCGTTCATCCCGGCGCCGAGGCGTTCCTGCGAGCACGGCGGCCGATCAACGTCGACGAAATTTTGGGCCCAACGACTGACGCACTGAGCGTCTTCGGCGCGACGATTGCCGGATCGCTGGCCATCTGGGGATTCGTTCGCGGGCTGCGGGCAGTTCCCCCCGACGTCCACATGCGTCAGGTCCAACGGGTTGAACGGCTGTTGCATGGCAACGAACTCGACGAAGCGGCTCCGACCCTACCTCGCGAGTTCTTGGATTACTTGGAGTCTCGACTGGCGCAAGTGAAGCAGGCGGCCATCGAAGACTATACCGCGGGAAAAATGCACGGAGACGAGGCGCTTGTCGGCATCCTCACGCTCGTCGCCGATACGCGACACCTGCTGGCCATGCGCCGCAAGCAGCTTGTCGGCGCCAGCCCGGCGGTGGAATTGGGGCTAGTGCGGCGCACGGGCGCCGCATGA